GCTGGCATCCCCGCCTGTGCAGCCCCTCTCCTAGCCCACAGGGTGGTGGGGACGGCCTCACTTGTAGCAGGGCCCTGGCTGGCTGCTGACTCTGCTCCTTCAGCTCCTGGGCCTGGGCCCCAAGCCTGGCGACCTCCTCAGATGACCTGAAGGTGTATTCGTCTCTCTCCATGTGGATCTGCGTCTCCAGCTCCCTCAGCCTGGCCTGCAGCAGACGCTGCTGGTCCATCAGCTCCTGCTGCAACCTCTCGAACACTGTGTCCACCTGCTGTTTCTTGCTTTCAATGTGGGTCTGCAAGGGGTGGAAAGATAGACAGGGCCAGGAAAAAGATCAAGAGGCCGGCCTGCAGGAGGATCATCTGGGTCTTCCTGATTCAGAGACTAGCTCCCTCAGTACTACGTTAGAAGCAGGTGGGTCTCAGAATAGACTCAGCAGCAGTGAGGGCTATATGCTTTTGTCTTACCTGGGGATTCTAACAACAATGCCCCATACGCCCTCAGAGCCGTGTTGAACTTTTCAAGCATCCTTCCCCATTTACAACACCGTCCTAACCCCACCATGCCTTCCCTAGAGTCAGGAGGAGCAGGTGGTAGTCGTCCATCGGAGAGCCACTGAAGGAAACAGGCCGTGGTTCGAGTCAGTGCAGAGGGTGCGGCATCGCTCTCGGGCCCTGACGTCGCCTTCTGCGCAGCATGcttgggagggagcagaggggtgCTGCGGATCTCTtcctgcccccagctctgccgccTTGCTCAGGGCACCAGAAGTTCTCAGACTGCGGCTCTCCTCCGGGGTGACTGAGGAGCTCACCAACACACCGCTCTCCCACAGTGGGCAGGCCAGCTTCAATCAGGCCTGGAGGCAGACACGGGTACCAGCTTCTGCCCCACCCTTCCTGTCTGAGGGCAGTGCTTTCGGGCACACAGACTGGGATGGGAAGGGTGGCTCCGGGTCAAGACACCCAGCTTCtagggacgcctggtggctcactCGCtgaagcatctgactcggtttcagctcaggtcaggatctcaggatcgtgagctccagccccgtgtcgggctctgagctcagcggggagtctgcttgtctctctccctctgctcttccctgctcgctctctctctctctcaaataaataaatgttaagagagagaaagatccaGGTTGTAGCCATGTCCTCATGAACATGGGCTTTGCTCTCTGTGGACCGTCACGCTCCTGGACCAGCTCTCGGCTCTGTAGAATGGCTGGTAAGATGGGTCTTGGGCTAGATGTCAGAACCATCTCCAGCTGCGAAGCTCTGGGATTCCACAGCCTTGACCCCAGATGCCCTCACACAGATGCAGGGAAGTGAATGAGAACAGTACAAAAGTACCAGACAGCAAGCTTCCCCAGAATCTGCTCAGAAAACCCCCAAGAGAGCAGGTGGCAGAAGCACTTTACCAGAAGCGCTTGGAGCTTCCTGTCTTCCCGCCTCCGTGTGTcctccatctctttcttctccaaGCTCAGAGCTTCCGACTGGTTCCGGAGATGATCCTGTGCGGAGAAGAATGGGCAGGAAGAGGTGGCTGAGTCTACAGGTCTTGTCTGCTGAGTCCCAGGCGCACGGCTGATGGTGAAAGAGTCAAAGGTGAACAGCGCCCGTCTGTGTCCCTGCAGAGATTACCTCGAGGTCGCCTCCAGCCTGGTCACTCATGGCTGAAGTACGGACAGACAAAGGCGGGGTCAGTGTGCCAGTGTGCTGTCAGAGACAGCAGGCATTTACAGTGGGGTGGCGAGGACCACATGCCCCGactgtacacttagaaattgCTGAagtggtttaaaaagaaagagttcGGGGAGAGGAAAGACGTCTGGGAGGAAGAGTCAGAAGCAGGAAAACGCAGAGACGTCCAGGAGACAGCAGGTGCACACGGGCCAGTCCGCCGGACACGCGGTGCCTGGGGCGGGCAGCTGGGGCTGAGGTGGACAGGCGGGGTCCACGTCCTCAACACAGGGCATTGGTGCCGTGCTGATGAGGATGGGCTTTCCCAGCGCTGGGGACCCCAGGAGGGTTTGGCACCGGGGTGCACCATGGTCTGCTGTGTGTTTTGGTGGATTGGAGGGTGCTTCAGAGGGTGAGAATGGAGACAGGGAGTGCATTCGAGGCTGTGCAAGGTCTGGCTGAGGACGGCGACAGCCTGCATTTGGAGGTGGTTGTGGGGACAAGGCCGAGTTCAAGATTCAAGAGGTACTTCTAAGGAAATCACTTCTAGAGCTGGACACTGGATGGCCAGAGCGATCTGAGGgcagcccggggtggggggcaggggggcggcaCAGGTGAGCCACGTCGGGCCTCCCCTTCTCACAAGGAAGAGTGGCACCTGCAGGCTGCCCTTGCTGGCCCCTCGCGTCCCTCTGAGCCCAGCAGTCTGGGCCTCGGTAGGTCCCACAACCAGTGTGCGTCCTGGGAGACCAAGTTCACCCTGCCCATGGTGGGAGAAGACCCTCCCATGCACTCATGCCTGCTGGTGTGTCTCCTCCTTGTGTCTCTACCCCACAGTTCTGTCCCGTAGGGCCCCCTGAGGCGGGAGTCCCTCTAAGCCTGGGAATGGCCTCAGGTCCCCAGGGAACCGCGGTCCTTCATCCAGATCCCTATCGGTTCCCTTCACTATGGATGACGGGACACTGTCCCAGCCCACACAGGCCCAAGGAAAAGCCATCCATCTTACCCGGTAGGGCTGAACCGCTGCATCGAGGACACCCACGGGGTGGGTGCAGTGGGAGGGACCCTCCCGACAGACCATACAGAGGAACTCAGCATCGACCTTGCAGAAGAAGTAAATCTTCTCAGCGTGCTGCTCACAGCGTGTCTCCTCCAGAGGGTCCAGGAGCACAGGGGCCACGAGAGTCTCCGTGGGCTCCTTCTCCTGGCAGATTGCACAGAGCAGCCCCTGGCCGGAAGGCTGGGCCCCCATCTGGGAGAGCGGGAGGACGTGCAGCCCCACAGAAGGTGTGTCCACAGGCGCTGGTCACTGCATCCTTCTGGGGTCCCCTGCAGGCCAGACAGGTGGTCTCCTCATGGGAAGGCGTGGAGGACACCCCGGTGCCATCCCCAGCCTGTCCACGGAAGCCTCTGCCTCAGGCCACACAAATCCCCGATCCCTGAAATTAGTCACTTCTGCGTGAGTCATGGAGGGAAGACAATAGGAGGCTGAGAGCAGAAAGCAGGAGGGTTCAGCCTGGGAAGCCACCGGGCGCCACCTGGTCACCACCCATCAGCTGAGTGGGTTCAAACTCCAGGGCACCTCGAATGACCCAGCATTCCCAGCAGGGGCCTGGTCAGCCCGTTCTCCACTCCTTCTGTCTCCTTCCgtccctggggtggggagccCAGCGTGTATGAGCTCACAGGGATATGGGTTTCCTGGAACCGCACCCTCGGCCACTGTGGGGTGGAGACACAAAGAAGAGACACAGCTTCCTGCCATTGGAACAGGTGGGAGCCGTCAGCTTCTGGCTCTGAGGTGTGCTCTCAGCATCAAAGTCCAGACTGCGGTGGGAGGCGCGGTCGGggcccctcctctgcttccttaGCTCCTCACCTCATCCACGCAGGCTGGCCTCCTAAACTCTACTGCTGCTAGGCCTGAACCCAGTGCCCCCAAACACGGTGACACTGGGTCACAGAGTCCTTCGATTTTAGTGTTTAGAGAAAGCAAGAAACTAATACAAATGATTTATGTCCCTAAGATTTAGAAAACTCAGCCCAAGCGATAACAGACTTAATAAGCACATTTATGCGGGCTCAGTATTTTCCTATTACTGCACCCAATCAGATAACAGCCCTCTGGGACAGGCATgatcacctccattttacagaaagacACGTGAAG
Above is a window of Zalophus californianus isolate mZalCal1 chromosome 7, mZalCal1.pri.v2, whole genome shotgun sequence DNA encoding:
- the TRIM15 gene encoding LOW QUALITY PROTEIN: tripartite motif-containing protein 15 (The sequence of the model RefSeq protein was modified relative to this genomic sequence to represent the inferred CDS: deleted 1 base in 1 codon), whose protein sequence is MLAEHYTGGAPASTEVGISPVREQEGNPQQPAPVNDSHPRPASVRGAPRAPLAALERSLPAWPRVRFQETHIPVSSYTLGSPPQGRKETEGVENGLTRPLLGMLGRGFRGQAGDGTGVSSTPSHEETTCLACRGPQKDAVTSACGHTFCGAARPPASQMGAQPSGQGLLCAICQEKEPTETLVAPVLLDPLEETRCEQHAEKIYFFCKVDAEFLCMVCREGPSHCTHPVGVLDAAVQPYRDHLRNQSEALSLEKKEMEDTRRREDRKLQALLTHIESKKQQVDTVFERLQQELMDQQRLLQARLRELETQIHMERDEYTFRSSEEVARLGAQAQELKEQSQQPARALLQDVRGNQSRYETKTFVSPETISPDLVEKIRDLHRKILPLPVMLRTFSENLAHHLETDSGAVTLDAQTASRSLALSEDRKLATFPRDKQIPPHSPLRSEGVPAARGSPGCPSGRHHRQVQPGARGEAGSEEAGPALGPAAFAPAAPGAHLPGSALPRSGTPPSPPASPQTPLLRGLRNGFLPG